Within the Pseudomonas chlororaphis subsp. aurantiaca genome, the region TTCGTCCAGGTGCACCAGGGCCGCCCGGTATTGTCCCAGCCGCTCGTTGCTCGCCAGCCAGGCCCGGCCGCTGCCGCTCTGCGGGCCCGGGCAGGCGTTGGCGATCAGGCTGTGGCGGATGGAGCGAACGCCGTTGTGGCGGGCGTACAGCGTCGGGCCACCGTCGAACAGGTCGACATAGTGGTTGGCTTCGAACCCCTCGCGCAGCAGGATCTCGTAGGCCTCGCGACCCTGCGGGTGAACCTGGCCGATGCAGTCCTGGGCCGCTTTGGGCAGCATCGGGATGTAGATCGGGTATTGCGGCATCAGGTCGGCGAGGAAGCTGCGGCTTTGCAGGCCGCACAGGCGCTCGGCCTCGACATAGGGCAGGTCGAAGAAGTGCTTGCCCAGGGCATCCCAGAACGGCGAGTGGCCGTCGTCGCTGCTGTAGCCGACGATCTCGGTGATGCTGGTGTCGGCGAAGCGCGCGCCATGGGCGGCGATAAACAGCAGGCGGGCCCTGGAGAGCAGCTCCGCCATGGGCGTGCCGACCAGGTCCGGGTCGATATGAAAGCCGCGCAGCAGGCTGTGGTTGCTCAGGTCCTGGCACAGCGACAGGGTCGGCACGCCATGCTGCACGTTCAGCTCCCGCGAGCTGCTGACGAAAGGCCGGTTGCGCAGGCTGTAGAAGGGCGCGGAAAACCCGGCCATGGCGAGGATTTCCGAGCAACCGCG harbors:
- a CDS encoding arginine N-succinyltransferase; protein product: MLVLRPVAPDDLPELQRLARESLVGVTSLPDDRQHLLDKILDSCASFAANVQAPGPENYFFVLHDPARGQLRGCSEILAMAGFSAPFYSLRNRPFVSSSRELNVQHGVPTLSLCQDLSNHSLLRGFHIDPDLVGTPMAELLSRARLLFIAAHGARFADTSITEIVGYSSDDGHSPFWDALGKHFFDLPYVEAERLCGLQSRSFLADLMPQYPIYIPMLPKAAQDCIGQVHPQGREAYEILLREGFEANHYVDLFDGGPTLYARHNGVRSIRHSLIANACPGPQSGSGRAWLASNERLGQYRAALVHLDEAPGDLVNLNPETFHALQLQTGDPVRLVAL